A single region of the Mycoplasma mycoides subsp. mycoides SC str. PG1 genome encodes:
- a CDS encoding ABC transporter ATP-binding protein: MSKYYIEKQPFKKALYRSIRKGTNEMLNAYKNRKTVVEIRNLDIVYGFGAKEFTAIKDLNLNIYDGEVLGLVGESGSGKSTIGRSIIGLTPHSFGQIKILDRIIPKNLEKTNKFSKKHKDIINFMVNKVQMIFQDPTNSLNPFKDVKTVVGEGLSNTKNAKLIYITDFDEKVYNDITSQIKDSDKLTNKIFDYVDQMTKLTYTLDNSYKVVYEDLLNVLNNLKANDKEFYTPIYNRLAESQLQRQTLIKLSEKECKHRLIVEILKQVGLDESVLSRYPLEFSGGQQQRLGICRSVVLRPKLLIADEPISALDVSIQAQVINIFNELKKKYSLTILFIAHDLRMVEYISDRIAVINKGVLLEIGPTDEIINNAYHPYTKSLLDAIPSIENEKGSLIGSIYDHNIHKYDENNQPEWHHIGNNHFVLATNKELEVYKFEKQNKYLNK, from the coding sequence ATGAGTAAGTATTATATTGAAAAACAACCTTTTAAAAAAGCTTTATATCGTAGTATTAGAAAAGGTACTAATGAGATGTTAAATGCTTATAAAAATAGAAAAACTGTTGTTGAAATTCGTAATTTAGATATTGTTTATGGTTTTGGTGCAAAAGAGTTTACAGCGATTAAAGATCTGAATTTAAATATTTATGATGGAGAGGTTCTAGGTTTAGTTGGTGAATCTGGTTCTGGTAAATCAACTATTGGAAGAAGTATAATTGGTTTAACTCCACATAGTTTTGGTCAAATCAAAATACTAGATAGAATCATTCCAAAAAACTTAGAAAAAACAAATAAGTTTAGTAAAAAACATAAAGACATTATTAATTTTATGGTTAATAAAGTACAAATGATTTTTCAAGATCCAACTAATTCATTAAATCCTTTTAAAGATGTTAAAACTGTAGTTGGTGAAGGATTATCAAATACTAAAAATGCCAAACTAATTTATATTACAGATTTTGATGAAAAAGTTTATAACGATATTACTAGTCAAATTAAAGATTCTGATAAATTGACTAACAAAATATTTGATTATGTTGATCAGATGACTAAGTTAACATATACACTAGATAATTCTTATAAAGTTGTATATGAAGACTTATTAAATGTCTTAAATAACTTAAAGGCAAATGATAAAGAATTTTACACTCCTATTTATAATAGATTAGCTGAATCTCAGCTACAAAGACAAACTTTAATAAAACTTAGTGAAAAAGAATGTAAGCATCGTTTAATTGTTGAAATTCTAAAACAAGTTGGACTTGATGAAAGTGTTTTATCAAGATATCCTTTAGAGTTTTCAGGAGGTCAACAACAACGTTTAGGAATTTGTCGATCTGTTGTTTTACGTCCTAAGTTATTAATTGCTGATGAACCAATTTCAGCTTTAGATGTATCTATTCAAGCACAAGTTATTAATATTTTTAATGAGTTAAAGAAAAAATATAGTTTAACTATATTATTTATTGCTCATGACTTAAGAATGGTTGAATATATTTCAGATAGAATTGCTGTAATTAATAAAGGTGTTTTATTAGAAATAGGTCCAACTGATGAAATTATTAATAACGCTTATCATCCTTATACTAAAAGTTTATTAGATGCTATTCCTTCAATTGAAAATGAAAAAGGCTCTTTAATTGGTTCAATTTATGATCATAACATTCATAAATATGATGAAAATAATCAACCAGAATGACATCATATTGGAAACAATCACTTTGTATTAGCTACAAATAAAGAACTAGAAGTGTATAAATTTGAAAAACAAAATAAATATCTAAATAAATAA
- a CDS encoding ABC transporter permease translates to MTKLSQLFKNWHYRKKRAELSPTNVSGSDLAPNKILRPLAHQQWQLVGNLLEFSETSKMHNQKNAFIEFFYRFSRSFAGVFGFVILATLIVLSLIIPLTTKDPLIIDVENRNETFFTNGHILGTDALGRDLWARLWHGLRYSLTLSVVATFIQVIIGLFIGIMMGHFRIFDKLMTFVIKIISNVPSIIILITITIIIKPTFWVMVFALSFTSWTGIANQMRSQVLRAKSFEWVSASKVLGTPTYKVLLNYLPVLLPLLITEIVFHIPGIILSETSLAFIGLSIPNVATLGNLISDGSKNFTVFPRYVLIPSFMLILVTTSIQLMANSVQDTLLRQR, encoded by the coding sequence ATGACAAAATTATCTCAATTATTTAAAAACTGACATTATCGTAAAAAAAGAGCTGAATTAAGTCCAACAAATGTTAGTGGATCTGATTTAGCACCAAACAAAATTTTACGTCCCTTAGCTCATCAACAATGACAATTAGTTGGTAATTTATTAGAGTTTAGTGAAACAAGTAAAATGCATAATCAAAAAAATGCTTTTATAGAATTCTTTTATCGTTTTTCAAGATCATTTGCTGGAGTATTTGGATTTGTTATTTTAGCAACTTTAATTGTTTTATCTTTAATTATTCCTTTAACTACAAAAGATCCACTAATAATTGATGTAGAAAATAGAAATGAAACATTTTTTACTAATGGTCATATTTTAGGAACTGATGCACTAGGTAGAGATTTATGAGCTAGATTATGACATGGATTAAGATATTCATTAACTTTATCTGTTGTAGCTACTTTTATTCAAGTAATTATTGGGTTATTTATTGGAATTATGATGGGCCATTTTCGTATATTTGATAAATTAATGACTTTTGTTATTAAAATTATTTCAAATGTACCTTCTATTATTATTCTGATTACTATTACTATTATTATTAAGCCAACATTTTGAGTTATGGTATTTGCATTATCTTTTACTTCTTGAACAGGAATTGCAAATCAAATGCGTTCACAAGTTTTAAGAGCAAAATCATTTGAATGAGTAAGTGCTTCAAAAGTTTTGGGAACTCCAACTTATAAAGTTTTATTAAATTATTTACCAGTTTTATTACCTTTATTAATTACTGAAATTGTGTTTCATATTCCAGGAATTATACTTTCTGAAACTTCTTTAGCATTTATTGGATTATCAATACCAAATGTTGCAACTTTAGGTAATTTAATTAGTGATGGATCTAAAAACTTTACTGTGTTTCCTAGATATGTTTTAATTCCTTCATTTATGTTAATATTAGTAACTACTTCTATTCAATTAATGGCTAACTCAGTTCAAGATACATTATTAAGACAAAGATAG
- a CDS encoding IS1634-like element IS1634 family transposase, giving the protein MSIGVPRPDNKGFVYRLGYGYLHELKQYHDDPLAIIKVIIANFPLSWTKEQARTKLDEIFKEKKETKKEVLERFKGYEVVEKLFDYFNIFNDCSPTKSTTLKDVVLQLIYQRIKNPISVFNTYKTAKKEKIDTHSKNSFYRSLDYIAKNKDEILRNLNAKICANTNRKIDVLWFDATTTYFETFSREGYKKPGYSKDGKFKEDQIVIGMATDENGIPLHYKIFPGNVADPNTLIPFMLEIADIYEVNSVTIIADKGMSVNRNIRFLESKNWKYIISYRMKAGSKQFKEYILDEKDYINDGGLIYKTRDIASSYNKKRINGHFRRQIISFSQKRATKDKNNRDILIQNFTKKMNKDNLVSCDDLAGSKKYRFFKPINKGAFYELDIEKIQEDQKYDGYYVYETNRTDLSVKEVINLYSKQWQIESNFKTLKGKLSLRPMYLSTWNHIVGYICLCFISLVFLNYIIYILNSKLGLTGKSKITEHKVINVIKEVKEIEVFVNKQKIETIQVYNDELQESWQTYQILLELLTKEKVT; this is encoded by the coding sequence TATCAATTGGAGTGCCAAGACCAGATAACAAAGGTTTTGTATATAGATTGGGATATGGATATTTGCATGAATTAAAACAATATCACGATGATCCGCTAGCAATTATCAAAGTAATTATTGCAAACTTTCCATTGTCTTGAACAAAAGAACAAGCAAGAACTAAATTAGATGAAATTTTTAAAGAGAAAAAAGAAACCAAAAAAGAAGTTTTAGAAAGGTTTAAAGGTTACGAAGTAGTTGAAAAACTATTTGATTATTTCAATATTTTTAATGATTGTTCTCCCACAAAATCGACAACATTAAAAGATGTTGTTTTACAGTTGATTTATCAAAGAATTAAAAATCCAATAAGTGTTTTTAACACTTATAAGACAGCAAAAAAAGAAAAAATAGACACTCATTCAAAAAATTCATTTTATAGATCATTAGACTATATAGCAAAAAACAAAGATGAAATTTTAAGAAATTTAAATGCAAAAATTTGTGCAAATACCAATAGAAAAATTGATGTATTATGATTTGACGCAACAACTACTTATTTTGAAACATTTTCTCGTGAAGGTTATAAAAAACCTGGTTATTCAAAAGATGGAAAATTTAAAGAAGACCAGATTGTTATAGGTATGGCAACTGATGAAAATGGAATACCGTTACACTACAAAATATTTCCAGGAAATGTTGCTGATCCAAATACTTTAATACCATTTATGCTTGAAATTGCAGATATTTATGAAGTTAACAGTGTAACTATAATTGCTGACAAAGGAATGAGTGTTAATAGAAATATTAGATTTTTAGAATCTAAGAATTGAAAATACATAATCTCATACAGAATGAAAGCTGGAAGCAAACAATTTAAAGAGTATATATTAGATGAAAAAGATTATATAAATGATGGTGGTTTGATATACAAAACTCGTGATATTGCATCTTCATACAATAAAAAAAGAATTAATGGACATTTTAGAAGACAAATAATTAGTTTTAGTCAAAAACGAGCAACTAAAGACAAAAACAATAGAGACATTTTAATTCAAAATTTCACTAAGAAAATGAATAAAGATAATCTTGTTTCTTGTGATGATTTAGCGGGATCTAAAAAATATAGATTCTTTAAACCTATAAACAAAGGTGCATTTTATGAACTTGACATAGAAAAAATACAAGAAGATCAAAAATATGATGGATACTATGTTTATGAAACAAATAGAACAGATTTATCAGTAAAAGAAGTTATTAATTTATATTCAAAACAATGACAAATTGAGTCTAATTTCAAGACATTAAAAGGTAAATTATCTCTTCGTCCAATGTATTTATCAACTTGAAACCATATTGTTGGTTACATTTGTTTATGTTTCATTTCATTAGTGTTTTTAAACTACATCATCTACATTCTAAATTCAAAATTAGGACTGACTGGAAAAAGCAAAATCACTGAGCATAAAGTGATTAATGTTATCAAAGAAGTTAAAGAAATTGAAGTATTTGTAAATAAACAAAAAATCGAAACTATACAAGTGTATAATGATGAGTTACAAGAAAGTTGGCAAACTTATCAAATATTATTAGAGCTTTTAACAAAAGAAAAAGTCACTTAG
- a CDS encoding ABC transporter ATP-binding protein gives MKDQIKNKQGYSKKFKTPLVYNNMPTPLDLFEIKDKNNKSIVQVFINYWKHKYNVVKNLFNKNNDQQTTDIFKNVEQEEVFGKLVNVAAHIDDVYLSFKNPANPREKNLVLRGPSLKIYEGKVHALIGESGSGKSVITSLLYGLSGSNSIIESGSVKLYGLEVHNFNEYQWEKSKLRGRVISAVFQNPMSILDSTMKIGNQIIEGMLVSKIVQTKKQAYEQALNYLKLTKINNPEAIMKKYPHELSGGMIQRVAIACIVSLKPKILVMDEPTTALDPTVQALVLDVIRELQEQFKIAIAFITHDLGVVASIADFINIMYAGQIVESGTKEEILLNPQHPYTWGLITSMPDYNKGEKLQVIRGSVPANLNKIQGDAFAIRNDYALDIDFYEEPPVYQISPTHFVKSNLLGSQAPNYTPPKIILNLWKKYDKILNDLYGEGIFVDDMVYNNYKTKSEQQNKKVALKLKENEQLLKQQQEVINE, from the coding sequence ATGAAAGATCAAATTAAAAACAAACAAGGATATAGTAAAAAGTTTAAAACACCACTAGTTTATAACAATATGCCAACCCCTTTAGATTTGTTTGAAATTAAAGATAAAAATAATAAGTCTATAGTTCAAGTCTTTATTAATTATTGAAAACATAAATATAATGTAGTTAAAAATCTTTTTAATAAAAATAACGATCAGCAAACTACTGATATTTTTAAAAATGTTGAACAAGAAGAAGTTTTTGGAAAATTAGTTAATGTTGCTGCTCATATTGATGATGTTTATTTATCTTTTAAAAATCCAGCTAATCCTAGAGAAAAAAATTTAGTTTTACGTGGACCTAGTTTAAAAATTTATGAAGGAAAAGTTCATGCATTAATTGGTGAATCTGGATCTGGTAAATCAGTAATTACTTCTTTGTTGTATGGATTAAGTGGTTCTAATTCTATTATTGAATCTGGAAGTGTTAAATTGTATGGATTAGAAGTTCATAATTTTAATGAATATCAATGAGAAAAATCAAAATTACGTGGAAGAGTTATTTCAGCTGTTTTTCAAAATCCAATGTCTATATTAGACTCAACTATGAAAATTGGAAATCAAATTATAGAAGGTATGTTAGTAAGTAAAATTGTTCAAACAAAAAAACAAGCTTATGAACAAGCTTTAAATTATTTAAAACTGACTAAAATTAATAACCCTGAAGCTATTATGAAAAAATATCCTCATGAACTATCTGGAGGAATGATTCAACGTGTTGCTATTGCTTGTATTGTTTCACTAAAACCAAAGATTTTAGTAATGGATGAACCAACAACAGCACTTGATCCAACTGTTCAAGCTTTAGTTTTAGATGTTATTAGAGAATTACAAGAACAATTTAAAATAGCTATTGCTTTTATTACTCATGATTTAGGAGTAGTTGCTTCAATTGCTGATTTTATTAATATTATGTATGCTGGTCAAATTGTTGAATCTGGAACTAAAGAAGAGATTTTATTAAACCCACAACATCCTTATACTTGAGGATTGATAACTTCAATGCCAGATTATAATAAAGGAGAAAAATTACAAGTTATTCGTGGTTCAGTTCCAGCTAATTTGAATAAAATTCAAGGAGATGCTTTTGCGATTAGAAATGATTATGCATTAGATATTGATTTTTATGAAGAACCTCCAGTTTATCAAATATCACCAACTCATTTTGTAAAAAGTAATTTATTAGGATCACAAGCTCCAAACTACACTCCACCAAAAATTATTTTGAATTTATGAAAAAAATATGACAAAATACTTAATGATCTTTATGGTGAAGGTATTTTTGTAGATGATATGGTTTATAACAACTATAAAACTAAATCAGAACAACAAAATAAAAAGGTTGCACTAAAATTAAAAGAAAACGAACAATTATTGAAACAACAACAAGAGGTTATAAATGAGTAA